A genomic region of Streptomyces sp. R33 contains the following coding sequences:
- a CDS encoding acetyl-CoA C-acetyltransferase, whose translation MPEAVIVSTARSPIGRAGKGSLKDVRPDDLTATIIQAALAKIPELDPRQIDDLMLGCGLPGGEQGHNLARIVAVQMGMDYLPGTTITRYCSSSLQTSRMALHAIKAGEGDVFISAGVETVSRFVKGSSDGLPDTHNPLFADAEARTAAVAQSEGSDWHDPRADGLIPDAYISMGQTAENLARLKGVTRQDMDEFGVRSQNLAEAAIKNGFWEREITPVTTPDGTVVSTDDGPRAGVTLEGVQGLKPVFRPDGLVTAGNCCPLNDGAAALVIMSDTKARELGLTPLARIVSTGVTALSPEIMGLGPVEASKQALKRAGLTVGDIDLFEINEAFAAQVIPSYRDLEIPLEKLNVNGGAIAVGHPFGMTGARITGTLINSLQFHDKQFGLETMCVGGGQGMAMVIERLS comes from the coding sequence ATGCCCGAAGCCGTCATCGTTTCCACCGCCCGCTCCCCCATCGGGCGTGCCGGCAAGGGCTCGCTCAAGGACGTCCGCCCGGACGACCTGACCGCCACGATCATCCAGGCCGCCCTCGCCAAGATCCCCGAGCTGGACCCGCGCCAGATCGACGACCTGATGCTCGGCTGCGGCCTCCCCGGCGGCGAGCAGGGGCACAACCTCGCGCGTATCGTCGCGGTGCAGATGGGCATGGACTACCTGCCCGGCACCACGATCACCCGCTATTGCTCCTCCTCCCTCCAGACCTCCCGCATGGCGCTGCACGCCATCAAGGCGGGCGAGGGCGACGTCTTCATCTCCGCCGGCGTCGAGACCGTCTCCCGGTTCGTGAAGGGCTCCTCCGACGGCCTGCCGGACACGCACAACCCGCTCTTCGCCGACGCCGAGGCCCGTACCGCCGCCGTCGCGCAGAGCGAGGGCAGCGACTGGCACGACCCGCGCGCGGACGGCCTGATCCCCGACGCCTACATCTCCATGGGGCAGACGGCCGAGAACCTGGCCCGTCTCAAGGGCGTGACCCGCCAGGACATGGACGAGTTCGGCGTCCGTTCGCAGAACCTCGCCGAGGCCGCGATCAAGAACGGCTTCTGGGAGCGGGAGATCACCCCGGTCACCACCCCGGACGGCACCGTCGTCTCCACGGACGACGGCCCGCGCGCCGGCGTCACCCTGGAGGGCGTCCAGGGCCTCAAGCCCGTCTTCCGCCCCGACGGCCTGGTCACGGCCGGCAACTGCTGCCCGCTCAACGACGGCGCCGCCGCGCTGGTCATCATGAGCGACACCAAGGCCCGCGAGCTGGGCCTGACCCCGCTGGCCCGGATCGTCTCCACCGGCGTCACCGCCCTGTCCCCCGAGATCATGGGCCTGGGCCCGGTCGAGGCGTCGAAGCAGGCCCTGAAGCGCGCCGGCCTGACCGTCGGCGACATCGACCTGTTCGAGATCAACGAGGCCTTCGCGGCCCAGGTCATCCCCTCCTACCGGGACCTGGAGATCCCGCTGGAGAAGCTGAACGTCAACGGTGGGGCCATCGCCGTCGGTCACCCGTTCGGGATGACCGGTGCCCGCATCACCGGCACGCTGATCAACAGCCTGCAGTTCCACGACAAGCAGTTCGGCCTCGAGACCATGTGCGTCGGGGGCGGCCAGGGCATGGCCATGGTCATCGAGCGCCTGAGCTGA
- a CDS encoding SGNH/GDSL hydrolase family protein yields the protein MSRARTARRIAAGAAYGGGGLGLVGAAAVGLVLAEVQFAKRTVGTGLGDPPRADGLYGSEFGRPEAGPGLEPGTVPLRLAMLGDSTAAGLGVRRARQTPAALLASGLAAVAERPVELRNVALSGAMSDDLDRQAGLLLDGGLPPPDVCVIMIGANDVTRRMPPTQSVRHLTSAVRRLRLAGAEVVVGTCPDLGTIEPVYQPLRWLARRVSRQLAAAQTIGVVALGARTVSMGDLLGPEFAANPREMFGPDSYHPSAEGYATAAMAVLPTLCAALALWPESDRLEVSRNEDMLPVAKAASAAAGQAGTEVTAARGPWALLKHRRRRRVPTEDVSAPPPNPDPVPGPQVAGT from the coding sequence GTGTCCAGGGCGAGGACGGCCCGCCGGATCGCGGCGGGCGCGGCGTACGGCGGCGGCGGGCTCGGGCTGGTCGGAGCCGCCGCCGTGGGGCTGGTGCTGGCGGAGGTCCAGTTCGCCAAGCGGACGGTGGGCACCGGACTGGGCGATCCGCCGCGCGCGGACGGGCTGTACGGGAGCGAATTCGGCAGACCCGAGGCCGGCCCCGGGCTGGAACCGGGCACCGTCCCGCTGCGGCTCGCCATGCTGGGCGACTCCACGGCCGCCGGACTCGGCGTACGCCGGGCCAGACAGACCCCGGCCGCGCTGCTGGCCTCGGGGCTGGCGGCGGTGGCCGAGCGGCCGGTGGAGCTGCGCAACGTGGCCCTCTCCGGGGCCATGTCCGACGACCTCGACCGCCAGGCGGGCCTGCTCCTGGACGGCGGGCTGCCGCCGCCGGACGTGTGCGTGATCATGATCGGCGCGAACGACGTGACGCGGCGCATGCCGCCGACGCAGTCGGTGCGCCACCTCACCTCGGCGGTACGCCGGCTGCGGCTCGCGGGCGCCGAGGTGGTGGTCGGCACCTGCCCCGACCTGGGCACCATCGAGCCGGTGTACCAGCCGCTGCGGTGGCTGGCCCGGCGGGTCTCGCGCCAGCTGGCCGCCGCACAGACCATAGGGGTCGTCGCGCTGGGGGCCCGTACGGTCTCGATGGGGGACCTGCTGGGCCCGGAGTTCGCGGCGAACCCCCGCGAGATGTTCGGCCCGGACTCCTACCACCCGTCGGCGGAGGGGTACGCGACCGCCGCGATGGCCGTCCTCCCCACCCTGTGCGCGGCGCTCGCCCTGTGGCCGGAGTCGGACCGGCTGGAGGTCTCGCGCAACGAGGACATGCTTCCGGTGGCCAAGGCCGCGTCTGCCGCTGCCGGGCAGGCGGGCACCGAGGTCACGGCCGCACGCGGGCCGTGGGCCCTCCTCAAGCACCGTCGCCGCCGCCGCGTCCCGACCGAGGACGTCTCCGCGCCCCCGCCCAACCCGGACCCCGTCCCGGGCCCCCAGGTGGCCGGCACCTGA
- a CDS encoding cystathionine beta-synthase: MQFHDSMISLVGNTPLVKLNRVTEGLQATVLAKVEYFNPGGSVKDRIAVRMIEAAEQSGALKPGGTIVEPTSGNTGVGLAIVAQQKGYKCIFVCPDKVSMDKINVLRAYGADVVVCPTAVDPEHPDSYYNVSDRLVRETPGAWKPDQYSNPNNPRSHYETTGPELWEQTDGKITHFVAGVGTGGTISGTGNYLKEVSGGKVKVIGADPEGSVYSGGSGRPYLVEGVGEDFWPTAYDPNVTDEIIAVSDKDSFQMTRRLAKEEGLLVGGSCGMAVVAALKAAEGLGPDDVVVVLLPDSGRGYMSKIFSDEWMAGHGFLEEAGPAARIGDVLADKEGAMPSLVHMHPEETVGEAIEVLREYGVSQMPIVKPGAGHPDVMAAEVIGSVVEKELLSALFAKQASLSDPLEKHMSKPLPQVGSGEPVSELMSVLGEADAAIVLVEGKPTGVVSRQDLLAFLAKGAK, from the coding sequence GTGCAATTCCACGACTCGATGATCAGCCTCGTCGGCAACACCCCGCTGGTGAAGCTCAACCGTGTGACCGAAGGCCTGCAGGCCACCGTCCTTGCCAAGGTCGAGTACTTCAATCCCGGCGGATCCGTGAAGGACCGGATCGCCGTCCGGATGATCGAGGCCGCCGAGCAGAGCGGTGCCCTCAAGCCCGGTGGCACCATCGTGGAGCCGACCAGCGGCAACACCGGCGTAGGACTCGCCATCGTGGCCCAGCAGAAGGGCTACAAGTGCATCTTCGTCTGCCCTGACAAGGTGTCCATGGACAAGATCAACGTGCTGCGCGCGTACGGCGCCGACGTGGTGGTCTGCCCGACGGCCGTCGACCCCGAGCACCCGGACTCGTACTACAACGTGTCCGACCGCCTCGTCCGCGAGACCCCGGGCGCCTGGAAGCCGGACCAGTACAGCAACCCGAACAACCCCCGTTCGCACTACGAGACCACCGGTCCCGAGCTGTGGGAGCAGACGGACGGGAAGATCACCCACTTCGTCGCGGGCGTCGGCACGGGCGGCACGATCTCGGGCACCGGCAACTACCTCAAGGAGGTGTCCGGCGGCAAGGTCAAGGTCATCGGCGCCGACCCCGAGGGCTCGGTCTACTCCGGCGGCTCCGGCCGCCCGTACCTGGTCGAGGGCGTCGGCGAGGACTTCTGGCCGACCGCGTACGACCCGAACGTCACCGACGAGATCATCGCGGTGTCCGACAAGGACTCCTTCCAGATGACCCGCCGCCTCGCCAAGGAGGAGGGCCTCCTCGTCGGCGGCTCCTGCGGCATGGCGGTCGTCGCGGCGCTGAAGGCCGCCGAGGGGCTCGGCCCGGACGACGTCGTCGTCGTCCTGCTGCCGGACAGCGGCCGCGGCTACATGAGCAAGATCTTCAGCGACGAGTGGATGGCCGGTCACGGCTTCCTCGAGGAGGCGGGCCCCGCGGCGCGCATCGGCGACGTGCTCGCGGACAAGGAGGGCGCCATGCCGTCCCTGGTCCACATGCACCCCGAGGAGACCGTGGGCGAGGCCATCGAGGTGCTGCGCGAGTACGGCGTCTCGCAGATGCCGATCGTCAAGCCCGGCGCCGGCCACCCGGACGTGATGGCCGCCGAGGTCATCGGCTCGGTGGTGGAGAAGGAGCTGCTGTCGGCGCTGTTCGCGAAGCAGGCCTCGCTGTCCGACCCGCTCGAGAAGCACATGAGCAAGCCGCTGCCGCAGGTCGGCTCGGGCGAGCCGGTGTCGGAGCTGATGTCCGTACTGGGCGAGGCGGACGCGGCGATCGTGCTGGTCGAGGGCAAGCCGACCGGCGTGGTCAGCCGTCAGGACCTGCTGGCGTTCCTCGCGAAGGGCGCGAAGTAG
- a CDS encoding MurR/RpiR family transcriptional regulator, with protein MSDSPAARLQKLFEGHRLTPTQRRIAHCMVRGAADVPFLSSVELAELAGVSQPSVTRFAVALGFDGYPALRRHLREVAPAERAEAAQEDGYNEYQQAVQGEIENLRQLSAMLADPSPVEEAGRVLAASRPLPVLGLRAASSQARGFAYFAAKVHPDVRLLDEGGSMLADRIDAAAGAGASALLCFALPRHPREVAEALDHARAAGLKVVTVADSAFAPVARSSDLLIPAPVGTGLAFDTACAPMLLGRVLLEAMADALPDAQARLEAFDARAAARGLFVE; from the coding sequence ATGAGCGACAGCCCGGCAGCACGGCTGCAGAAGCTGTTCGAGGGGCACCGGCTGACGCCCACCCAGCGGCGGATCGCCCACTGCATGGTCCGGGGCGCGGCGGACGTACCGTTCCTGTCGAGCGTGGAGCTCGCCGAGCTGGCCGGGGTGAGCCAGCCCTCGGTGACCCGTTTCGCGGTGGCGCTCGGCTTCGACGGATATCCGGCGCTGCGCCGGCACCTGCGCGAGGTGGCTCCCGCCGAGCGGGCCGAGGCCGCGCAGGAGGACGGGTACAACGAGTACCAGCAGGCCGTCCAGGGCGAGATCGAAAACCTGCGGCAGCTGTCGGCGATGCTGGCCGACCCCTCGCCGGTCGAGGAGGCGGGCCGGGTGCTCGCCGCGTCCAGGCCGTTGCCCGTGCTCGGACTGCGGGCGGCGTCCTCGCAGGCGCGCGGGTTCGCGTACTTCGCCGCCAAGGTGCATCCGGACGTACGGCTCCTCGACGAGGGCGGCTCGATGCTCGCCGACCGGATCGACGCGGCCGCCGGGGCCGGGGCCTCGGCGCTGCTGTGCTTCGCGCTGCCGCGGCATCCGCGGGAGGTGGCGGAGGCCCTGGACCACGCGCGGGCGGCCGGACTGAAGGTGGTGACGGTCGCGGACTCGGCGTTCGCGCCGGTGGCCCGCTCCTCGGACCTGCTGATCCCGGCGCCCGTCGGGACGGGACTGGCCTTCGACACCGCGTGCGCGCCGATGCTGCTGGGCCGGGTCCTCCTGGAGGCGATGGCGGACGCCCTCCCGGACGCCCAGGCCCGCCTGGAAGCCTTCGACGCCCGGGCGGCGGCGCGGGGGCTGTTCGTGGAGTAG